The Flammeovirga yaeyamensis genome segment ACAACCTATCGTTATTGTAAACAGTGGGTTCGAAGACGGTTTAAAAAACTGGGAGGTAAAAGGTAAAGTACAAAAATCTCAAGATGCCAATTCTGGTAACGGTTCAGCTAAACTAGCAGAGAAAGGTGCAGAGGTTACTCAATTTGTAAGAGTAGAACCTAAAACCGATTATATATTAACGTTAGCTGTTAAAGGTAGTGCTACAACTTTTGTTTCTGTAAAAGGTAAAAAGCAAGAAGTAAATACCGATAATAAGAAATTTGCTACTGTAGAAATCGCTTTTAATAGCGGAAAAGCTAAAAATGTAATCATTGGTGCAAAATATAACAACGGACAAGCACGAATTGATGACGTAAAACTAAAACAAGTAAAAGGTGCTGCGGCGTCTAACCAAGAAACATTAAATCCAATTCTTGTGGTCAATGGCGGTTTCGAAAGCAAACTAGCCAATTGGGAAACAACAGGAAAAGTATCTTCTTCAGATGTTTGTCATAGCGGTGTAAAATCGGCTAAAATGGATGCTAAAGCTGAAGTAAGGCAAATGGTAAAAATATATCCTTCATTAGAATACAGATTAGATGTTGCCGTGAAAGGTAGAGGTCAAATCTTTGCAAAAGTGAAAGGTGATGAATTCGTTCAAGATTTCGATACAAAAGAATTTCAAATAGTAAGCATTGAGTTTACTGCTCCAGCAAAAGGAAAATTTGTTACAATTGGAGGTAGATATACTGATAAACAAGTTCGTTTTGATGATTTCAAAGTAGTGATTTTAAATCAAGAACTAGATGAAAACCATCAATACCCAACAGATGTGATTCCTTCATTAACCGATTGGAAAATCACTTTGCCAATAGATGCTCAAGGTAGAGATAACAAAAGAGTATTTGATGTGAATCAGAGAATCAAAACACCATTAGAAATTGCAGATAATGGTATTATTGATTTCGAATACAGACCTTACTTCTTTGCAAAAGATGGTGAGGTGTTCTTTAGAGCACATGCAGCAGGAGCAACAACAAAAGGGTCTAAATATCCTCGTTCAGAATTAAGACAACGTTCAGGTCACGGTAACTTATACTGGTCTGTAAACGACGCTCAATATTTAGAAACGCAATTAAGAGTAACACACGTTCCAACCGAAAAACCAGAGGTGTGTATGGTACAAATTCATGGTCCAGAAGATGAGCCATTAAGAGTTCAATACCATACAAAGAAAGGTGTTTACATCGTTTGGAACGAGAACAATAAAGATTACGACAATGCACTTCCTTACAACATGGGAGAGCAGTTAAAAATATCTGTCTTGGTAGACAAAGGGTATATCACTTGTCAGATTCAAAACCTGACTCAAGGCACTAAATACAAAAAGACTTGGAAATCTATGGATGACACTGGCTATTTTAAAGTTGGTTGCTATACCCAGGCATCTAAATTCCAAAGTCAAATTAAGAAGGGATCTCGCGACGAGCCATATAGCTCATACGGTGAGGTAGCTGTCAAATCAATCATGTTAAAAACCACTTATACACCAAATAAATAAATGAAAAAGATAGTCACTTTTGGTGAGGTGCTACTTAATCTAGCAGCTCAAGGCGATTTACGTTTGAAACAATCAAACAGCTTGGATCTGAGATTTGCTGGTGCAGAGTCAAATGTTGCTGCATCTTTAGCTCAATTTGGTGAGGATGTATCTTACATTACAAGGGTACCTAAAAACGATCTATCTGAGAAGGTGATCAATACATTAAGAGGTCTTGGCGTAGATACTTCTAAAGTAGTATATGGTGGCGATCGTATCGGTATTATTTTCTTCGAAAATGGTGCTGTTTACAGAAGTAGTAAAGTGATTAATGACCGTTCAGGGTCATCAATTGCTACTATCGAAGAAGGATCTATCGATTGGAAAGCGGCCTTCGAAGGAGCAGATTGGTTCCACTGGACAGGAATTACACCTGCATTATCAGCATCAGCTGCAGCGGTAACTAAAGAAGCTTTAGTAGCAGCTAGAGAAATGGGATTAACCATTTCTGGCGATTACAATTACCGTAAAAATTTATGGCAGTGGGGGAAAGATCACACTGAAGTAATGCCAGAATTATTAGGTTACTGCGATGTGATGTCGGGTATTCACCCAGATGTAAATGTGGTAGAACAAGAAGTTACTGATGAGCTTTATGCACTAGCAGGAGAAGATATGATGAAAAAATATCCTAACTGTAAAGTAGTAGTTTTCACTGCTCGTGGTAGTATTTCTGCATCTCATAACACTTGGCAAGGGGTGATTTATGATGGAGAAAAAGTATACAGATCGGCCAACTACGATATCACACACATTGTCGATAGAGTGGGTGGTGGAGATTCGTTTATGGCTGCTTTAATTTACGGTTTACGTAATTACGCAACTAAACAAGAAGCAGTAGAATTTGCAGCAGCAGCTTCTACTTTAAAGCATCTAATTGCTGGAGATCAAAACATGGTGACTGTAGATGAAGTCGAGGCCTTGATGAATGGTCCTAAAAACGGATTGATCAACAGATAAAGAGTAAAAAATATTCCTTAGGGATACTAAATAAAAGAACAAACAATGGCACGTTTCACAAGAATTGAAGTTGCACAAAAAATGTATGATACAGGCATGATTCCTGTATTCTACCATAAAGATATCGACGTATGTAAGCAAGTTTTGAAAGCAACATACGAAGGTGGTGCACGTGTATTCGAATTTACTAATCGTGGAGATTTTGCGCATGAAATCTTTGCAGAATTAGTAAAATGGTCAGCGACAGAATTACCTGAAATGATCTTGGGTATTGGTTCTGTCATCGACGCTCCAACCACTGCTTTATATCTTCAATTAGGAGCAAACTTTATCGTTTCTCCGATTATGAATCCAGAAATGGCGAAGGTTTGTAACCGTCGTAAAGTAGCTTGGTCTCCTGGCTGTGGTTCTCTTACAGAAATCCAACAAGCAGAAGAATTAGGTTGTGAGGTTGTAAAAATCTTCCCAGGTCAACAAGTAGGTGGACCGGATTTTGTAAAAGCTGTAAAAGGACCTTTCCCATGGTCGTCGATTATGCCTACGGGAGGTGTTAAACCAGAAAGAGAAAACATTACAGAATGGATCAAATCAGGTGTTCATTGTGTGGGAATGGGGTCTCAATTAATGGTGAAAGACGCGAATGGTAACTTCGATTTAGAAGGTATCAAAAATTTAACAAAAGAATCTCTTGAGATTATCTCTGAACTAAGAGGATAATTGATATACTACATTTGAATAATCAATTTATTGATTGAAATAGCTAAAAATAAAACCTTACTTATAATTTAAATAATCTTTTAATTTATTTGTGAGGTTTTTATGCTTAAAAAGTAATGAAATAATTATAATAATTTATTGAAGTGAAATTGGATTGGGTAACCAAATTAGAGGTGTGAACTATTAAATGATTGAAATTGAATTGTATTTAAATGTATAGATAAATATTATTTCAAGTTTTATCGTTAAATGAAATGAAAATAAAATTGACTGACTTAAACTCTATATTTAAAATTAAAGTTGCCTTTTTAGTGTGAAAAAATGAAAAATTTATAAGTATTAAGGTTTTTTTATGAAAATACTGATAAGTGTCATTAATTCACTTAAAAATTATTTCTATTTTTGGTCAACCAACATCCAGTGAATAAAATTCACAAATGAACTTCGTTAAACTGTAGATAAATGTTAAAATTAATACTTCAAAAATGGCATCTGACACTTGCTTTTATGGTGCTGATGCTGGCGAGTACTTCGGCATTTGCTCAATCGCAAATTTCGGGTACAATAACTTCGCAAACGGACAATGATCCTATTCCGGGTGTTTCGATTTTTATCAAAGGAACAACAACAGGAACAATTTCAGATTTTGACGGTAACTACTCAATAATGGCTTCTCCGGAAGATATTTTAGTGTATCGTTATATAGGTATGGAAGAACAAGAAATCGTTGTAGGCACTCAAACTTCAATCAATGTTGCCTTAACTGAATCAACTGAACAACTCAATGAGGTGGTAGTTGTAGGTTACGGTACACAAAAGAAATCTCACTTAACTGGTGCAATCTCTAAAGTAACCAACGAAAAGCTGGATCAATTGCCAGTATCTCGTGTGGATGATGCTTTAATTGGTCAAGTATCAGGTGTAAACATTCAACAAACAAACCCTCAAGCGGGTGAAGCTCCAACAATTCAAGTTCGTGGTGTAGGATCAATCGCTGCCGGATCTGGCCCTGCTATCGTAGTAGATGGAGTTTTGGTAGAAG includes the following:
- a CDS encoding bifunctional 4-hydroxy-2-oxoglutarate aldolase/2-dehydro-3-deoxy-phosphogluconate aldolase, translated to MARFTRIEVAQKMYDTGMIPVFYHKDIDVCKQVLKATYEGGARVFEFTNRGDFAHEIFAELVKWSATELPEMILGIGSVIDAPTTALYLQLGANFIVSPIMNPEMAKVCNRRKVAWSPGCGSLTEIQQAEELGCEVVKIFPGQQVGGPDFVKAVKGPFPWSSIMPTGGVKPERENITEWIKSGVHCVGMGSQLMVKDANGNFDLEGIKNLTKESLEIISELRG
- a CDS encoding sugar kinase — its product is MKKIVTFGEVLLNLAAQGDLRLKQSNSLDLRFAGAESNVAASLAQFGEDVSYITRVPKNDLSEKVINTLRGLGVDTSKVVYGGDRIGIIFFENGAVYRSSKVINDRSGSSIATIEEGSIDWKAAFEGADWFHWTGITPALSASAAAVTKEALVAAREMGLTISGDYNYRKNLWQWGKDHTEVMPELLGYCDVMSGIHPDVNVVEQEVTDELYALAGEDMMKKYPNCKVVVFTARGSISASHNTWQGVIYDGEKVYRSANYDITHIVDRVGGGDSFMAALIYGLRNYATKQEAVEFAAAASTLKHLIAGDQNMVTVDEVEALMNGPKNGLINR
- a CDS encoding polysaccharide lyase family 7 protein, whose amino-acid sequence is MKQTIKGLLLLLLIWQSNLAFAQQPIVIVNSGFEDGLKNWEVKGKVQKSQDANSGNGSAKLAEKGAEVTQFVRVEPKTDYILTLAVKGSATTFVSVKGKKQEVNTDNKKFATVEIAFNSGKAKNVIIGAKYNNGQARIDDVKLKQVKGAAASNQETLNPILVVNGGFESKLANWETTGKVSSSDVCHSGVKSAKMDAKAEVRQMVKIYPSLEYRLDVAVKGRGQIFAKVKGDEFVQDFDTKEFQIVSIEFTAPAKGKFVTIGGRYTDKQVRFDDFKVVILNQELDENHQYPTDVIPSLTDWKITLPIDAQGRDNKRVFDVNQRIKTPLEIADNGIIDFEYRPYFFAKDGEVFFRAHAAGATTKGSKYPRSELRQRSGHGNLYWSVNDAQYLETQLRVTHVPTEKPEVCMVQIHGPEDEPLRVQYHTKKGVYIVWNENNKDYDNALPYNMGEQLKISVLVDKGYITCQIQNLTQGTKYKKTWKSMDDTGYFKVGCYTQASKFQSQIKKGSRDEPYSSYGEVAVKSIMLKTTYTPNK